Proteins encoded together in one Chitinophaga lutea window:
- the ppsA gene encoding phosphoenolpyruvate synthase: MTPEKKLNPETHTHVLSFSEIDHSKLTIAGGKGANLGELSRISRIQVPEGFCVTTEAYQRITANTPNLESLLEELTHLKADDRENISATSAKIRSAIERTPIPEDIASEIIRHLTKFDKTTAFAVRSSATAEDLPTASFAGQQDTYLNVIGTESILQHISKCWASLFTDRAVIYRLQNGFDHRKVSLSVVVQQMVFPQAAGILFTADPLTGNRKVLSIDAGFGLGEALVSGLVNADNYKVSNGQVTDKKIPAKKLAIYAVQGGGTKEYAIEPERQHLPVMTDERILQLAGIGRKIEAHFGRPQDIEWCLADDVFYIVQSRPVTTLFPIPVASDQENHVYVSVGHQQMMTDPMTPLGLSFYLLVTPAPMRAAGGRLFVDVTHMLASPASREKLLDAMGKSDPLMKDALLTVLDRGDFIRSLPDGHEGPVPGKGRGMEALDVPTDFENDPALVTALIRNSEASIAALKQAIPAKSGPEVFDFIREDIAQLRKILFESGSIGVIMVAMNAAAWLNEKMNEWLGEKNAADTLSQSVPNNITSEMGLALLDVADVIRPYPAVVEYLRHVKNDDFLEGLLELEGGRAARQALEAYLDKYGMRCVGEIDITKTRWSEKPAALIPIILGNIKNFEPGAGKRKFEQGRQEAGKKERELLERLKQLPDGGQKAEETKQKIDLVRNFSGYREYPKYEKISRYAVYKQALLNEARRLAQAGVIREEEDVFYLSFDEFQEVVRTHQLDYHIINQRKEEYKSFEKLTPPRVITSDGEAITGQYKRENLPAGAIVGLAVSSGVIEGRARVILNMEDANLEAGDILVTPFTDPSWTPLFVSIKGLVTEVGGLMTHGAVIAREYGLPAVVGVEHATRLIRDGQRIRVNGTDGYVEIL, translated from the coding sequence ATGACACCCGAAAAGAAACTCAACCCGGAAACACATACCCATGTACTTTCATTCAGCGAAATCGACCATTCGAAGTTGACGATTGCCGGAGGCAAGGGCGCCAATCTCGGCGAGCTGTCCCGAATCAGCAGAATACAGGTGCCGGAAGGGTTTTGCGTCACCACGGAAGCCTATCAAAGAATAACCGCCAATACCCCCAACCTCGAAAGCCTCCTCGAAGAACTGACGCACCTCAAAGCAGATGACCGGGAAAACATCAGCGCAACCAGCGCAAAAATCCGCTCGGCCATTGAAAGAACACCCATCCCCGAAGACATAGCCAGCGAAATCATACGCCACCTCACTAAATTCGATAAAACCACCGCCTTCGCCGTCCGCTCCAGCGCCACGGCGGAAGACCTGCCCACAGCCTCATTCGCGGGCCAGCAGGATACCTACCTGAACGTCATCGGCACGGAATCAATCCTGCAACATATCAGCAAATGCTGGGCTTCCCTGTTCACCGACCGCGCCGTCATCTACCGGCTGCAAAACGGCTTCGATCACCGGAAAGTGAGCCTTTCCGTGGTGGTGCAGCAGATGGTATTCCCCCAGGCCGCGGGCATCCTGTTTACGGCCGATCCGCTCACCGGTAACAGGAAGGTGCTGTCCATCGACGCCGGCTTCGGGTTGGGGGAGGCCCTCGTCTCCGGCCTGGTGAATGCCGATAACTATAAAGTCTCCAACGGCCAGGTGACGGATAAGAAAATACCCGCCAAGAAACTGGCGATTTACGCCGTACAGGGCGGTGGTACGAAAGAATACGCGATTGAGCCGGAACGGCAGCACCTGCCGGTGATGACGGATGAACGGATCTTGCAGCTTGCCGGCATCGGCAGAAAGATCGAAGCGCATTTCGGGCGCCCGCAGGACATCGAATGGTGCCTGGCGGATGATGTCTTCTATATCGTCCAGAGCCGGCCGGTTACCACGTTATTTCCCATCCCGGTGGCCAGCGATCAGGAAAATCACGTGTATGTATCTGTCGGTCATCAGCAAATGATGACGGATCCGATGACGCCGCTGGGATTGTCTTTTTACCTGCTGGTGACCCCTGCGCCCATGCGCGCGGCCGGCGGGAGGTTGTTTGTGGACGTCACGCACATGCTGGCTTCGCCTGCCTCCAGGGAAAAGCTTTTGGATGCCATGGGGAAATCGGATCCGCTCATGAAAGACGCGCTGCTGACCGTGCTGGATCGGGGTGATTTTATAAGATCGTTGCCGGACGGTCATGAAGGGCCGGTGCCCGGCAAAGGCAGGGGTATGGAGGCGCTGGACGTGCCTACAGACTTCGAAAACGACCCGGCGCTCGTTACGGCGTTGATCCGGAACAGCGAAGCATCGATTGCCGCGTTAAAACAGGCCATCCCGGCGAAATCAGGGCCGGAGGTATTTGATTTTATCCGGGAAGATATCGCGCAGCTCAGGAAGATTTTATTTGAATCGGGCAGCATCGGCGTGATCATGGTTGCGATGAATGCCGCCGCATGGCTCAATGAGAAAATGAATGAGTGGCTGGGAGAAAAAAACGCGGCAGACACGCTTTCTCAATCCGTGCCGAACAATATTACTTCCGAAATGGGGCTCGCGCTGCTGGATGTGGCGGATGTGATCCGCCCTTACCCGGCGGTGGTCGAATATTTGCGGCATGTAAAAAATGATGACTTCCTGGAAGGGCTGCTTGAACTTGAAGGCGGACGGGCGGCCCGGCAGGCTTTGGAGGCTTACCTGGACAAATACGGCATGCGGTGTGTCGGGGAAATCGACATCACCAAAACCCGCTGGAGCGAAAAGCCGGCTGCACTGATCCCCATCATTCTCGGTAATATCAAAAACTTTGAGCCCGGCGCCGGTAAACGCAAATTTGAGCAGGGGCGGCAGGAAGCCGGGAAAAAAGAACGGGAACTACTGGAACGGCTGAAGCAATTGCCGGACGGTGGACAAAAGGCGGAGGAAACAAAACAGAAGATCGACCTGGTCCGGAACTTCAGCGGTTATCGTGAATATCCGAAATACGAAAAGATCAGCCGCTACGCCGTTTACAAGCAGGCCCTGCTGAATGAAGCCCGGCGCCTGGCGCAAGCCGGCGTTATCCGTGAGGAGGAAGATGTGTTTTACCTTTCTTTTGACGAATTCCAGGAAGTCGTGCGCACGCATCAGCTCGATTATCACATCATCAACCAACGAAAAGAGGAGTACAAATCATTTGAAAAACTCACGCCGCCACGGGTGATCACGTCGGACGGTGAGGCCATCACCGGTCAATACAAACGGGAAAACCTCCCGGCCGGCGCGATCGTAGGCCTGGCCGTTTCTTCCGGCGTTATTGAAGGGCGTGCGCGCGTCATCCTGAACATGGAAGACGCGAACCTGGAAGCGGGCGATATACTGGTCACCCCTTTCACCGACCCCAGCTGGACGCCCCTGTTCGTTTCCATCAAAGGCCTGGTCACCGAAGTGGGCGGACTGATGACCCATGGAGCGGTGATCGCACGGGAATACGGCCTGCCGGCGGTTGTCGGCGTGGAGCATGCCACCAGGCTGATCAGAGACGGGCAGCGTATCCGCGTGAATGGGACGGATGGTTATGTGGAGATACTATGA
- a CDS encoding DUF3592 domain-containing protein: MNWLECLGKFDFEAFAFLVMGGIAVVCAIYLRRKKRRLLTMGLQAEGEVVAFKYRFSNKMFTQSPVIRFVTNKNKIIETAYSVSIIFTSYKKGEKVTVLYDADKPEDFLIQEENDSGAASLGLLFVGVTFIGLAIQMFAE, from the coding sequence ATGAACTGGCTTGAATGTTTAGGTAAATTTGATTTTGAAGCGTTTGCATTTCTTGTAATGGGTGGTATAGCCGTTGTGTGTGCTATATATTTAAGAAGGAAAAAGAGGCGACTCTTGACAATGGGGCTTCAAGCTGAAGGGGAGGTGGTGGCATTTAAATATAGATTTTCTAACAAGATGTTTACCCAATCGCCCGTTATCCGGTTCGTGACTAATAAGAACAAAATTATAGAGACTGCGTATTCAGTGAGCATAATTTTCACATCGTATAAAAAGGGAGAAAAGGTTACTGTTTTGTACGATGCTGATAAGCCGGAAGATTTTCTGATTCAGGAAGAAAATGATAGCGGTGCGGCAAGTTTAGGATTACTGTTTGTTGGAGTTACTTTCATTGGTTTGGCGATACAGATGTTTGCAGAGTGA
- a CDS encoding PsbP-related protein, whose translation MYRAAYFYIGILLFGVACSSKTTIEENFENGKLKSRVLLKGSRFFYTEYYPNGTINNSGEVDKTGNKNGVWKYYHSDGRLKAEGHFKDDYKDGRWVYNFRNQNYRINWLTYLARPIKISIPDSWKVISDSLPNMPLFVISDSLGAAVNFNVFIHKNIKVSVINFIDEEIKKNASYGIVKVISRREVEIKREAAYEVIYDVNVNERMLIGLQYFIPRSNEIYMISFFVPKGKFDIYELLLGEIAYSFEIL comes from the coding sequence ATGTATAGAGCTGCATATTTCTATATAGGCATTTTATTGTTTGGAGTTGCTTGTAGTAGTAAAACAACTATTGAAGAAAACTTCGAAAATGGGAAACTGAAGAGTAGAGTGCTGTTGAAGGGTAGCCGTTTTTTTTATACAGAATACTATCCAAATGGGACTATTAATAATTCAGGTGAAGTTGATAAAACTGGGAACAAAAATGGAGTTTGGAAATACTATCATTCTGATGGAAGATTGAAGGCTGAAGGACATTTTAAAGACGATTATAAAGACGGGCGATGGGTATATAATTTTCGAAACCAAAATTATAGAATTAACTGGCTAACTTACTTAGCGCGACCGATAAAAATTAGTATTCCTGATTCTTGGAAGGTTATTTCGGATAGTCTTCCTAATATGCCGCTTTTTGTAATTAGTGATAGTTTAGGTGCAGCGGTTAACTTTAACGTTTTTATTCATAAAAACATTAAAGTTAGTGTCATTAATTTTATTGATGAAGAAATAAAAAAAAATGCATCGTATGGGATTGTAAAAGTTATTTCGCGTCGTGAAGTGGAGATAAAAAGGGAGGCAGCATATGAGGTTATTTATGATGTTAACGTAAATGAAAGAATGTTAATTGGGCTACAGTATTTTATTCCTAGGTCAAATGAAATTTACATGATATCTTTTTTTGTTCCAAAAGGGAAATTTGATATCTATGAATTGTTGTTAGGGGAAATTGCTTATAGTTTCGAAATTCTATAA
- a CDS encoding RHS repeat domain-containing protein, protein MAKLNGQHPDKRVGPSLVLRVMAGDTISIGAKAFYKSIGSKQDKSPVPVADMAASLIRAFGSGQPGSSQKEVTTEGAGRTPFNDQFINDGYQRMKEKEPADPAQANRPKAYLNFALFDDRFNLVEDNSGVKQVKAEPDQLQALAQDKMVMKSSGFLYVYTSNETPQDVFFDNLTVLNSPGPVLEETHYYPFGLTMAGISTKAINKLAQNRYGYNGKELQNGEFGDGGGLEWYDYGARMQDPQIGRWHVGDPLNEKGRRWSPYAYAFDNPIRFVDPDGMWPEDDFLSNIVSRVVRSAVDRVKNKVNRIINDAPEAATVAAKEVVRERVEVENSAEVKVTAGVQAGAEIKSAVGGSVNLGSVELYGLKLSNKVSKDGIENKAEERYIGKGGEVKVTKGVSLNGSVPWGVGIGASSGNETTFVKGDKTVVKSTDSEDTRQAGFSIMGVGFNYGTKKDNKGHEYRFINIGVSGGAARVLGIEAEVKSEVRYKIR, encoded by the coding sequence GTGGCCAAACTCAATGGCCAGCACCCGGACAAAAGGGTAGGGCCGTCACTGGTGCTGCGGGTGATGGCAGGCGATACAATCTCCATCGGGGCCAAGGCCTTTTACAAATCGATTGGTTCTAAACAGGATAAATCACCGGTGCCGGTAGCTGACATGGCCGCCTCCCTTATCCGAGCCTTCGGTAGCGGACAGCCAGGCAGCAGCCAGAAGGAGGTAACCACCGAAGGCGCCGGCCGTACGCCGTTCAACGACCAATTCATCAACGACGGTTACCAGCGGATGAAGGAGAAAGAGCCGGCTGACCCTGCGCAGGCGAACCGTCCGAAAGCCTACCTGAATTTTGCATTGTTTGATGATCGGTTTAACTTAGTGGAAGACAACAGCGGGGTGAAGCAGGTAAAAGCGGAGCCTGACCAGTTGCAGGCGCTGGCGCAGGATAAGATGGTGATGAAGAGCAGTGGGTTCCTGTACGTCTACACCAGCAACGAAACCCCGCAGGATGTGTTCTTTGATAATTTGACGGTGCTGAACAGCCCTGGGCCGGTGTTAGAGGAGACGCATTATTATCCATTCGGGCTCACTATGGCGGGGATTAGCACCAAGGCGATCAACAAGCTTGCGCAGAATAGGTACGGGTATAACGGGAAGGAATTGCAGAACGGTGAGTTCGGTGATGGTGGAGGCCTGGAATGGTATGATTATGGTGCAAGGATGCAAGACCCACAGATTGGAAGGTGGCATGTAGGAGATCCATTGAATGAGAAAGGCAGGAGATGGAGTCCCTATGCGTATGCATTTGATAACCCTATTAGGTTCGTGGATCCTGATGGGATGTGGCCCGAGGACGATTTTCTGAGCAACATTGTGTCTAGAGTAGTTAGGTCTGCAGTCGATAGAGTAAAAAATAAAGTAAATAGAATTATTAATGATGCACCGGAAGCTGCGACGGTAGCTGCAAAAGAAGTTGTTCGAGAAAGGGTTGAAGTTGAAAATAGCGCGGAAGTAAAAGTGACGGCTGGTGTTCAGGCAGGGGCAGAAATAAAAAGTGCGGTGGGAGGATCTGTTAATTTGGGAAGTGTTGAATTATATGGCTTAAAATTGAGCAATAAGGTGTCAAAAGATGGAATTGAAAATAAAGCGGAGGAAAGATACATAGGGAAAGGTGGTGAAGTGAAGGTGACAAAAGGAGTGAGTTTAAATGGTTCAGTTCCTTGGGGAGTGGGCATTGGAGCAAGTTCTGGCAACGAAACTACTTTTGTAAAGGGCGATAAAACCGTAGTTAAATCAACGGATTCTGAAGATACCAGGCAAGCTGGATTTTCGATAATGGGAGTTGGATTTAATTATGGAACAAAAAAGGACAACAAGGGCCATGAATATAGATTTATAAACATTGGAGTATCTGGTGGCGCTGCAAGAGTACTTGGTATAGAAGCTGAAGTTAAGAGTGAGGTGAGATATAAAATTAGGTGA
- a CDS encoding DUF2185 domain-containing protein — protein MKKFNEEMNVAVFTTRYVYREGKPILYVFHHDEDGAWEFIGSDKSVNETDYMIIALEEIIKLDPSVLELADLPLGWAAYRDRTDAPWNLYLME, from the coding sequence ATGAAAAAATTTAACGAAGAAATGAACGTCGCAGTATTTACTACACGATATGTTTACAGGGAAGGTAAGCCCATTCTGTATGTATTTCATCATGATGAAGATGGTGCATGGGAGTTTATAGGGAGTGATAAGTCTGTTAATGAGACTGATTACATGATTATAGCTTTAGAAGAAATTATAAAATTGGATCCCTCCGTTTTAGAGCTCGCTGATTTGCCATTGGGATGGGCTGCATATAGAGATCGCACAGATGCGCCCTGGAATCTATACTTGATGGAATAA
- a CDS encoding T6SS immunity protein Tdi1 domain-containing protein, with translation MIERLVKKIGITATAVDEKQGGVFENLPAELSGILNAYAGSTFGNGLYRLHSFQSSFKWAGIIGDYFTEYKNKILPFGFDWMGRQFCAAINDKRLFMFDPATAEDFEIDQTLVPLHNEDFADDTDEMLAVNMFDRILAHNKMSSLNYDQCLGFKIPLFLGGEDSIGNYEAQDMEVYWHINGEIVKKTKDLPDGTIIGKVEIE, from the coding sequence ATGATTGAACGATTAGTAAAAAAAATCGGCATTACCGCAACAGCCGTAGATGAAAAACAAGGTGGGGTTTTCGAAAACCTCCCCGCTGAGTTGTCAGGAATACTCAACGCTTACGCCGGGAGTACTTTCGGTAATGGTTTATACAGGCTGCATTCTTTCCAGAGCAGCTTTAAGTGGGCGGGAATTATCGGCGATTATTTTACGGAATATAAAAACAAAATTTTGCCTTTCGGATTCGACTGGATGGGGAGGCAGTTCTGTGCTGCAATAAACGACAAGCGGCTTTTTATGTTTGATCCCGCGACGGCAGAGGATTTTGAAATAGACCAAACGTTGGTGCCATTGCATAATGAAGATTTTGCGGATGATACGGACGAGATGCTGGCTGTAAATATGTTTGACCGGATTCTTGCTCACAACAAAATGAGCAGCCTGAATTATGATCAATGTTTGGGCTTCAAAATTCCACTTTTTTTGGGTGGAGAAGATAGTATAGGCAACTATGAGGCGCAGGATATGGAAGTGTATTGGCACATAAATGGAGAGATCGTGAAGAAAACCAAAGATCTTCCTGATGGGACAATTATTGGGAAGGTAGAAATTGAATAG